The DNA region TAAATTCAGCAATAAACAGAAAAACCGAACCCGCGTGATTTCATCCTGCGGACGAGGGGTAAACTGCAGTACAGAGTCTGGAGAGCGCCGTACTTTATTCAATACATTCAGTTTCACTGTTTAATGCTAAATGATTACTGCCTTATTGGTGCCAGATGACAACTGTCTTAGAAAATAGTGCTAAAACGTTGAAAAGGCAGACGGATTGCTCCAGACTGCCTTTAAATTATTACTTACGTAATCCGAGCTTGCTGATAACAGCACGGTATCTTTCAACGTCCTTCTTCTGAAGGTAGTTGAGAAGGTTACGTCTGTGACCTACCATCTTGAGAAGACCTCTTCTTGAGTGGTGGTCCTTCTTGTGAACCTTAAGGTGTTCGTTAAGATCATTGATTCTCTTTGTAAGGATTGCGATCTGAACTTCCGGTGAACCGGTATCCTTTTCGTGAGTTCTGTTAGCTTCGATAACAGCTGTCTTTTCTTCTTTAAGTAACATTGTTTTTTCACCTCTTTGAAAATATTTAAGGCCGCAACATAGAACAAGGAAGGTAAAAACTCCCGTTTCGGGCAAAATCCATGTTCCAAGTACACGGTACTTGTTTATTATATCACAAGTACGTCTTCTTGTAAAGGGGTTTGCGAAAAATAATACAGCACTGCCCTGCATGCGTTTCGTTTACCGCATGCAGGGCAGCATAAAATTTATTTCGTATTCTGAAGGCGTTCGTTCTCCCACTTTTCGTAGGCTATGTTGAACTCGTCCATGCTCATTGATTTTTCGTGGATGACCATTCCCTTATAGCGTGATCTTGCAACGCCGTAAGGAGCGAACTGGCCGTCGAACTGGCTTAAACGGTCAGCGAAATATCCGTCACCGTTGCTTACACGGCTCGGACAAACGATGGCGTGATCGATCAGAAGCGCTTCTGCCTGTGCAAAAAGCTCGTATCTTTTTTCGTCATCATTAAAGGTTTTTATTGCCTTGTCGACAAGTTCCGAATACTGCTTGTAGAGAGCACGGATATTTTCATCCTCACACTGGTCCCAGAAACTGTATGTGTTTCCTTCAGTGAACGGTTCCGCATATGTTGCAGGATCGGCAAAATCGGCACCGTAATTACATAACAGGAGAGCGTAGTTTCCGCTTCTTCTTACAGCAGACAGGAATCCTGTATCCGGACCGCGTTCGATTATTACTTCAACGTAGTCACTGCCGAGAGTCTCCTCAAGCTGCTGTTTGACAAGTCCGCATTCATCGACCCAGTTGATGAGCGACGGATTATACGGCAGAAGCACCTTTACCGGGAATTTTACTCCCTCGGCTTCAAGTGCGGTACGCGCATTGTTTCTGCAGATCACAGCCTGGTTCCTGTCATAAGGATCGCGCGTCATTATATTGCTGAAAGGTTCGAAGTCGGTATAGTCCTTTCCGTTTGCCGAAACAAATGTCGCCGGTGTGATGGTCTTCTGAAGAAGAATATCAGGATTGTACGGCTCGTACACCTCAGCAAGCGACCTTCGGTCAAGCGAATACATTATCGACTTTCTGAAATCTTCATTTACTACGGCCTTTGCCCAGTTTTCCGGCTCATACTTGGATGCAAACTCCGGTTTGAAATTAAATCCGTAGAAATAACTGTAAGCTATGTCAGGACGCATACTGTGTACCTGCGATGCAGCTTCCGGATTGCTCTGCCACTTGTCCATGGCAGCCACGCTTACCGGTACCATATCAACCTCACCGGAAAGGAATTCGTCAAAGCCCACTTCGTTCACGTCTTTTTTGAACGTGGCATTTATTACATCAATATGTACGTTGTCCTTGTCCCAGTAAGTTTCATTTTTTACAAGAACACGTTTTTCCTGCGGAATAAATTCAGAAAGACGGAAAGCACCGTTGTAAAGTATGTTTTCCTTGCTTCGTCCGAACAGATCGCCGCATTTGTTAAGGAACTCCCTGTTTACCGGCATGTACGCGGAATAGGACAGGCAGCTCAGGAAGAACGGACAAGGCTGGTCAAGTTTGTATACCAGTGTGTAGTCATCGACAGCTTCAACGCCGATATCTTCAGGTTTGACCTCAGAAACCGGTTCTATCTTTTCACCGTTTTCATCGACCTTGCGCTTTCCGCCGTCAGAAACGATCATGTACTCAGTATAGTCATAGTATTTCTGTGCATTATGGACCACGCCGCCGGTATCATAAATATACTGATTTCCGGCTTCCCTGGCAGCGTCGTTTACATACTGCGCTGCAGCCACCCAGTCATCCGCCTTGACTTCAGCAACTTCCCTGCCGTCACAGTCCACCCACTTAACGCCTTTACGGATCTTAAAGGTCCATTCTGTCATGTCCTCGTTCGAAGACCAGTCTTCAGCAAGTCCCTTTACAGGCTTTCCGTATTTGTCGTAATCGACAAGGCTGTCAACCAGATTTGAACAGAGCGCATAGTCAACTTCAGTATCAGTTTCCAGATAATTAAGTGTGGAGACCTCGCCGAAATAGATCATGTCATACACATTCAGATCAGTCTGATCATTATTGTCATCATCATTCGGAGGCGGAAGTGATTTTGAGCATCCGCTCATTATAACCGCAGAAGCGAGAACTGCTGCAATCATGCGTAAAGATCTTTTCTTCATGTAATATTCCCCCTTCAAATCCTAAACCCTCATGTCTTTGCCTATCTGCTTGTAGTAGACACGCTTTGCTTCATACATCTTTGTTTCAGCATTTCTTATAAGCTGATCCATGTTCTGTCCTTCTTCACATTTTCCTATGCCCAGAGCTGCATGATAGTCATTTCTGGCAAGGGCATCGTTGAATCCTTCAAGGCTTCTTTCCAGTTCATCATCTGTCTTTCCGGACTGGAAAACAACAAATTCGTCGCCGCCTATGCGGAATATATTTTCACCGCCGAACTGCACCTTAAGCGTATCGGCTATAAATCTGAGCATCTGATCACCGGCAAAATGTCCCTTGCTGTTGTTGAGCTCGTGAAGTCCGTTTGCATCGATATAGATACAGGTAAGCTTTTCCTTTAAAGCATCAGTTTTGCCGATGTAGTTTTCGTAGCTGTTACGGTTGTGAAGTCCGGTAAGCACATCGGTATTCGCCTTTTCTTCCGCAAACGAAATGGATGCCCTGAATTCGTGAACCAGCCACGCTGTATATAAAAGAAGTATAACAAGAATAGCCGCGATCAGCATATAAAGTCTGGTTCGTACCGGTGCAACCGCCGAAAACGCAGCGCTTTCCGGAACGACAACGACCATTTCCCAGTCCTCGATGCCGATCGGATCGTATCGCATGTAAAGTGTTTCACTTACCGCTCTTGATGAAAAAACAGAATATCCCGACTTGCCGGCAAGGATCCTTTCAAGTGTTGCGTCCCTTGTATAAGCTGAGTCAACCTGCCTGAACGCAATGTCATTTATATTGTCGATCGGAGAAGGCGAAGTATCAATGATAACCTCCCCTGTCTTCCTGTCTACAACGTAAAGGTATCCTTTATCGTCATAAACGGACGGAAGCCATGCCTGTGCCACACCTGATGAACTTCCCTCACTGAAGAGAAAACCAATGCAGTATCCGTCCGGGCGTATCTGAACAAAATTACGTATTTTCGAGTTTCCGGAAGTACTCTGCTCAGGTTTTACCGCGCTTATATGGTCCTTTAGATTTACCTGCTTTTCAAAGTCAAGTTCCTTGTCAATGTTGTTTCGCCGGCCTTTTGATGATATAAGCTCATCGCCCGGAAGGAGCATGTAGATCTGAGTTACCTGACTGTTTATATCATAATTGGAGAGATATCCGTTAAGATCAAGTGATTCCATGTCTTCCGAATCTTTTATCAGGCCTGCGATAACACGCAGCATTCTGCGGTCATTCCTGAGATTTGATTCAAGAGCTGAAACAGCATCCCTGGTTTCAAGCTTAAGATCATCGTAGCAGGAACGCTGTGTTACACTGTACATCCAGTAAGCAAACCAGAGCGAAAGAACAAGCAGACTCGCCAGTACTGTCGCGGTTCCAATAAGATAGCTGAACTGTCTTGGCAGAAGAATGCTTTTCAGGCTTCTTTTTTCTTTATGTTTTTTGTCTTTATCTTTATTCTTTTTTTCTGCCATAAGCCTCACCCCCGTTTTCCAGTTGTCCCCTTATCATAATCCGTTCCTTTACAGATCAGCGCTGAATAAAGCAGTTTCTGCTTCATAAGAACCCTGCGCTGAGTATAAAGCAAGAAATAAAGTATAATTTATTTTATTTTATCATATTTTTTTAATTTTATCAAGCAGAAAATTTTCTCTTGACTTAGTAGCAATTTTATACTATACTTAGTATATAAAAGCTACTAAGAATACTGATCAGACCGGATATCCGCCGGAGAAACTGCCG from Ruminococcus sp. HUN007 includes:
- the rpsO gene encoding 30S ribosomal protein S15 — protein: MLLKEEKTAVIEANRTHEKDTGSPEVQIAILTKRINDLNEHLKVHKKDHHSRRGLLKMVGHRRNLLNYLQKKDVERYRAVISKLGLRK
- a CDS encoding peptide ABC transporter substrate-binding protein, with protein sequence MKKRSLRMIAAVLASAVIMSGCSKSLPPPNDDDNNDQTDLNVYDMIYFGEVSTLNYLETDTEVDYALCSNLVDSLVDYDKYGKPVKGLAEDWSSNEDMTEWTFKIRKGVKWVDCDGREVAEVKADDWVAAAQYVNDAAREAGNQYIYDTGGVVHNAQKYYDYTEYMIVSDGGKRKVDENGEKIEPVSEVKPEDIGVEAVDDYTLVYKLDQPCPFFLSCLSYSAYMPVNREFLNKCGDLFGRSKENILYNGAFRLSEFIPQEKRVLVKNETYWDKDNVHIDVINATFKKDVNEVGFDEFLSGEVDMVPVSVAAMDKWQSNPEAASQVHSMRPDIAYSYFYGFNFKPEFASKYEPENWAKAVVNEDFRKSIMYSLDRRSLAEVYEPYNPDILLQKTITPATFVSANGKDYTDFEPFSNIMTRDPYDRNQAVICRNNARTALEAEGVKFPVKVLLPYNPSLINWVDECGLVKQQLEETLGSDYVEVIIERGPDTGFLSAVRRSGNYALLLCNYGADFADPATYAEPFTEGNTYSFWDQCEDENIRALYKQYSELVDKAIKTFNDDEKRYELFAQAEALLIDHAIVCPSRVSNGDGYFADRLSQFDGQFAPYGVARSRYKGMVIHEKSMSMDEFNIAYEKWENERLQNTK
- a CDS encoding diguanylate cyclase, with translation MAEKKNKDKDKKHKEKRSLKSILLPRQFSYLIGTATVLASLLVLSLWFAYWMYSVTQRSCYDDLKLETRDAVSALESNLRNDRRMLRVIAGLIKDSEDMESLDLNGYLSNYDINSQVTQIYMLLPGDELISSKGRRNNIDKELDFEKQVNLKDHISAVKPEQSTSGNSKIRNFVQIRPDGYCIGFLFSEGSSSGVAQAWLPSVYDDKGYLYVVDRKTGEVIIDTSPSPIDNINDIAFRQVDSAYTRDATLERILAGKSGYSVFSSRAVSETLYMRYDPIGIEDWEMVVVVPESAAFSAVAPVRTRLYMLIAAILVILLLYTAWLVHEFRASISFAEEKANTDVLTGLHNRNSYENYIGKTDALKEKLTCIYIDANGLHELNNSKGHFAGDQMLRFIADTLKVQFGGENIFRIGGDEFVVFQSGKTDDELERSLEGFNDALARNDYHAALGIGKCEEGQNMDQLIRNAETKMYEAKRVYYKQIGKDMRV